A part of Cydia strobilella chromosome 15, ilCydStro3.1, whole genome shotgun sequence genomic DNA contains:
- the LOC134747686 gene encoding terminal uridylyltransferase Tailor-like produces MDTQGGEILDPSWMRLEGDFDEQVACLFRYVRLSREEVESFRCLFRDVENTLRTQWPGCEVIPFGSVVTGMGIKTSDVDCYVHVPVWYRMAGDNLVITARNILRRRPNIFAQLFAIAQAKVPIVKFLHTPTRTNCDLSFKSPSGVRNSKLICYLLHSDRRALDLAILVKYWSKAHNLTGTNLMPNYALTLLVIFYLQHIGILPPVCDLQKLVPYDYVDNWNTAFEEREHRSNNERSLLQILGGFFSYYGSYDFENSIVSPFLGYPIVRECFKKLNDVPEEFDLYKDLYRNGMCQPLKLDTPMCVQDPFDHSRNCTVGVFFKLSRKVCSYLKLAATLYSSKPSEEYLQALLLTRAAGAPSVVAAKAKLQNKVRKPQQTQGFNNLKKAVRNNIHALYEHINKKRGKR; encoded by the exons ATGGACACTCAAG GCGGAGAAATCCTAGACCCATCATGGATGCGGCTGGAGGGTGATTTCGATGAGCAGGTGGCCTGCCTGTTCCGCTATGTGCGGCTGTCCCGGGAGGAGGTGGAGAGCTTCCGCTGCCTGTTCCGAGACGTTGAGAATACATTGAGGACACAGTGGCCAG GCTGTGAAGTGATCCCATTCGGGTCCGTGGTGACGGGCATGGGCATCAAGACGAGCGACGTGGACTGCTACGTGCACGTCCCCGTGTGGTACCGCATGGCCGGCGACAACCTCGTCATCACCGCCCGCAACATCCTCCGCCGCCGACCCAACATCTTCGCACAACTCTTCGCCATCGCCCAAGCTAAAGTCCCCATCGTCAAGTTCCTCCATACCCCCACTCGGACCAACTGCGATCTAAGCTTCAAAAGCCCGTCAGGCGTCAGAAACAGCAAGCTGATATGCTATCTACTCCACTCGGACAGAAGAGCGCTCGATCTCGCCATACTAGTTAAATACTGGTCCAAGGCTCACAATTTAACCGGCACGAATTTAATGCCAAATTACGCTTTAACGTTACTAGTAATCTTCTACCTCCAACACATAGGAATATTACCCCCCGTGTGTGATTTACAGAAGCTCGTCCCTTATGATTATGTCGACAATTGGAATACTGCGTTTGAAGAACGCGAGCATAGGAGCAACAACGAACGGTCGCTGCTGCAGATCTTAGGCGGTTTCTTCTCCTACTACGGCAGTTACGACTTCGAGAACAGTATAGTATCTCCGTTCCTCGGGTATCCTATAGTCCGGGAATGTTTTAAGAAGTTAAATGATGTGCCGGAAGAATTTGATCTGTATAAAGATCTGTACAGAAATGGGATGTGTCAGCCGCTCAAGTTGGATACGCCGATGTGCGTGCAGGATCCGTTCGATCACAGTCGGAACTGTACTGTGGGGGTGTTCTTCAAGTTGAGCCGGAAGGTATGTTCGTATTTGAAGTTGGCGGCTACTCTGTATTCTAGTAAGCCGAGCGAGGAGTATCTGCAGGCGCTGCTGCTGACGCGCGCGGCGGGGGCGCCGAGCGTGGTGGCCGCCAAGGCCAAGCtgcagaacaaagtgaggaagCCGCAGCAGACCCAGGGCTTCAACAATTTGAAGAAGGCTGTGAGGAACAACATACACGCCTTGTATGAGCACATTAATAAGAAAAGGGGGAAACGATAG
- the LOC134747688 gene encoding speckle targeted PIP5K1A-regulated poly(A) polymerase-like isoform X1: protein MEGTVPRVPSRPPFSRPPFAAPPPLPLPHPPLPLPHPRGQLLSAPAGWGRGRGRGRGREVRSADARRRKGEADDLLPNAVLVTGYPPYTKPQDLAHAFCKFGSVRLNRDWITDTAACLEFTDPEHAQAAIQASRAVNVYGAFLTVTACTVNTRPQRQPRKREPRVGRGPNFKGTIVEPTKIPLQGAFHQQLDALLSAVRLTQPEIERLGQLYRDLEYVLGELWPGCRAIPFGSVTTGLGVKSSDADCFVSLPHAHAHAHAHAHAHAHAHAHAHAHAADSAVSRAKRALQAHPRVFGELLAIPRANTPIVKFLHIPTGVYCDLSFKTPLGSQNSKLVAFLLFCDPRLIPVAVAVKYWARVHELTGTGKLTNYALTVMIIFYFQQPPIAILPAVEWLQRDRSYDCFVDYWNTGFMSDMRRVPKATDASSIAELLGGFFEYYANFDFENLVVCPFLGRTVKKDDFRDLRLLPEEFGRYKKNVCGGVSLPIRFMTSMCVQDPFEQCHNVASSVSSRLAADICAYFKFAADAYEKEKVKDFSGLLPTILLQKPELPRAKKGGSEFRARLPPGLVGNIVAPDWKAAVRDVAFQIFRTILRVQLVKIEDKEEAVKPAKRAKTGQTKGGKNSKPEETPGSSKLGKTTKLEETAKLRANSEDVSKLVQETSKLEVYKGEEIKQRRDSKSEETVEPQSETTESDDTKEKEKATKKKSKVEIIKNGKIIEAITRREKEWYTGAITRAIWKRKTFSKLYSVMGLKFLDRETMITDEIMKVDKNVIDVRFTVLVTFVNAPRSAVVAVRHAAGDLNAFKEFGKFFNNTFQHWFVILYRPCCKTPLQHTTAENRAPAVTDEEAAAKELDEAMKQDNDLDKSDSDSDSDFSYEDERIDPNATNSEVGERKERGADKNCKNESNSAVKKQSENDKECDTKENYDNKVQADKIPDEDGLNASDKSPRRRKSKKQHADKDVPINHLNDRVEALNLTGKSSRTNMNNMRNHDKTHQQQTVDDQNEGKESQNTSTKNKNRSQHGDHNDTGQEIVKRQTRHRNRKGKDKKQGAPADESGRTRSAGENGQMPSC from the exons ATGGAGGGGACCGTGCCGCGCGTGCCGTCGCGGCCGCCCTTCTCCCGCCCGCCGTTCGCGGCGCCGCCCCCCCTCCCGCTCCCGCACCCGCCCCTCCCGCTCCCGCACCCGCGCGGACAGCTGCTGTCGGCGCCCGCGGGGTGGGGGAGGGGCAGGggcagggggagggggagggaggTGCGCTCGGCGGACGCGCGCCGCAGGAAAGGAGAGGCGGATGACCTGCTGCCCAATGCCGTGCTCGTTACCG GCTACCCGCCCTACACCAAGCCCCAGGACCTCGCCCACGCCTTCTGCAAGTTCGGTTCCGTGCGCCTCAACCGAGACTGGATCACCGACACGGCTGCCTGCCTGGAATTCACGGATCCCGAGCATGCCCAGGCAGCCATACA gGCGAGTCGGGCTGTTAATGTGTACGGCGCCTTCCTGACGGTCACGGCCTGCACCGTCAACACCAGACCTCAGAGGCAGCCCCGGAAGAGAGAGCCCAGGGTCGGCAGGGGACCGAACTTCAAGG GCACAATAGTGGAGCCGACGAAAATCCCGCTCCAGGGCGCCTTCCATCAACAGTTAGACGCCTTGCTGTCCGCAGTGCGTCTCACGCAGCCCGAGATCGAGCGCCTCGGCCAGCTCTATCGTGACCTGGAGTACGTGCTCGGCGAGTTGTGGCCCG GCTGCCGCGCGATCCCGTTCGGCTCGGTGACGACCGGGCTGGGCGTGAAGTCGTCGGACGCGGACTGCTTCGTGTCGCTgccgcacgcgcacgcgcacgcgcacgcgcacgcgcacgcgcacgcgcacgcgcacgcgcacgcgcacgcgcacgccgcCGACAGCGCCGTCTCCCGCGCCAAGCGCGCTCTACAAGCCCATCCCCGAGTCTTCGGCGAGCTCCTCGCCATCCCGCGCGCCAACACCCCCATCGTCAAGTTCCTTCACATCCCGACCGGCGTCTACTGTGATTTGAGTTTCAAAACTCCGCTCGGCTCGCAGAACAGCAAGCTCGTCGCCTTCCTTCTCTTCTGCGATCCTAGACTCATTCCCGTCGCGGTCGCCGTCAAGTACTGGGCGCGAGTCCACGAGCTCACGGGCACGGGGAAGTTGACCAACTACGCGTTGACCGTGATGATCATATTCTACTTCCAGCAGCCGCCGATCGCGATCTTGCCCGCGGTCGAGTGGCTTCAGAGGGACCGCAGCTATGACTGCTTCGTGGATTATTGGAACACGGGCTTCATGAGCGATATGCGCCGCGTCCCCAAGGCGACCGACGCGTCGTCCATAGCGGAGCTGCTCGGCGGGTTTTTTGAGTATTATGCAAATTTTGACTTCGAGAACCTCGTCGTTTGCCCGTTCCTCGGTCGAACGGTCAAAAAGGACGACTTTAGGGACCTGAGGCTTCTACCCGAGGAGTTCGGTCGATACAAGAAGAACGTTTGCGGCGGAGTATCGCTCCCGATTCGCTTCATGACGTCCATGTGCGTCCAGGACCCTTTCGAGCAGTGTCACAACGTCGCATCCTCGGTATCCTCGCGGCTAGCGGCAGATATCTGCGCGTACTTCAAGTTCGCCGCCGACGCCTACGAGAAAGAAAAAGTGAAAGACTTCTCGGGGCTGCTGCCGACGATCCTCCTCCAGAAGCCGGAGCTGCCGCGGGCCAAGAAGGGCGGCTCCGAGTTCCGCGCGCGCCTCCCGCCCGGCCTCGTCGGGAACATCGTCGCGCCGGACTGGAAGGCCGCCGTGCGGGACGTCGCCTTCCAGATCTTCCGCACCATTCTCAGGGTGCAGCTTGTCAAAATTGAGGACAAGGAGGAGGCCGTTAAACCTGCTAAACGAGCGAAAACTGGACAAACCAAAGGAGGAAAAAATTCTAAGCCGGAGGAGACACCCGGATCCTCCAAATTGGGCAAGACGACCAAACTGGAAGAGACTGCAAAATTAAGGGCAAATTCTGAAGATGTTTCGAAGCTTGTACAAGAAACTTCTAAATTGGAAGTGTACAAAGGAGAAGAAATTAAACAAAGGAGAGACTCTAAATCGGAGGAGACTGTTGAACCTCAAAGTGAAACCACTGAATCGGACGACACTAAAGAGAAGGAAAAAgctacaaagaaaaaatctaaaGTGGAGATAATTAAAAACGGTAAAATAATCGAGGCTATAACCAGGAGAGAGAAGGAGTGGTACACGGGCGCGATCACCCGCGCCATCTGGAAGCGGAAGACGTTCTCCAAGCTGTACAGCGTGATGGGGCTCAAGTTCCTCGACCGGGAGACGATGATCACGGACGAGATCATGAAAGTGGACAAGAACGTGATCGACGTGCGGTTCACGGTACTGGTGACGTTCGTGAACGCACCGCGCTCCGCCGTGGTGGCCGTGCGCCACGCCGCCGGCGACCTCAACGCCTTCAAGGAGTTCGGCAAGTTCTTCAACAACACCTTCCAGCACTGGTTCGTCATCCTCTACAGGCCCTGCTGCAAGACACCCCTCCAACATACGACTGCCGAGAACAGAGCGCCGGCCGTGACGGACGAGGAGGCCGCCGCGAAAGAACTCGACGAGGCCATGAAACAAGACAATGATTTAGACAAGAGCGACTCCGACAGCGATTCGGATTTCAGCTACGAGGATGAGAGAATAGATCCGAACGCGACCAATTCGGAAGTAGGAGAACGCAAAGAGAGAGGTGCGGACAAAAACTGTAAAAATGAATCAAATAGTGCTGTTAAAAAACAGAGTGAAAACGATAAAGAATGTGATACGAAAGAAAATTATGACAATAAAGTTCAAGCGGACAAAATACCTGACGAGGATGGGTTAAACGCATCCGATAAATCGCCGCGGAGgcgcaaaagtaaaaagcaaCACGCTGACAAAGATGTACCAATAAACCACTTAAATGACAGGGTTGAGGCTTTAAACTTAACCGGCAAATCATCACGAACAAACATGAATAATATGCGAAATCACGACAAAACACATCAGCAACAAACAGTAGACGATCAAAATGAGGGGAAAGAGTCTCAGAACACATCAACAAAGAACAAAAATAGATCACAGCACGGTGACCACAATGACACCGGCCAAGAAATTGTCAAGAGACAGACAAGACACAGGAACAGGAAGGGCAAAGACAAAAAGCAGGGCGCTCCCGCGGACGAGAGCGGCCGCACCAGGAGCGCCGGGGAAAACGGACAGATGCCTTCATGTTAG
- the LOC134747688 gene encoding uncharacterized protein LOC134747688 isoform X2, whose product MTVAACTVHTGPQRQPRKRDPRVGRGQNFKGTIVEPTKIPLQGAFHQQLDALLSAVRLTQPEIERLGQLYRDLEYVLGELWPGCRAIPFGSVTTGLGVKSSDADCFVSLPHAHAHAHAHAHAHAHAHAHAHAHAADSAVSRAKRALQAHPRVFGELLAIPRANTPIVKFLHIPTGVYCDLSFKTPLGSQNSKLVAFLLFCDPRLIPVAVAVKYWARVHELTGTGKLTNYALTVMIIFYFQQPPIAILPAVEWLQRDRSYDCFVDYWNTGFMSDMRRVPKATDASSIAELLGGFFEYYANFDFENLVVCPFLGRTVKKDDFRDLRLLPEEFGRYKKNVCGGVSLPIRFMTSMCVQDPFEQCHNVASSVSSRLAADICAYFKFAADAYEKEKVKDFSGLLPTILLQKPELPRAKKGGSEFRARLPPGLVGNIVAPDWKAAVRDVAFQIFRTILRVQLVKIEDKEEAVKPAKRAKTGQTKGGKNSKPEETPGSSKLGKTTKLEETAKLRANSEDVSKLVQETSKLEVYKGEEIKQRRDSKSEETVEPQSETTESDDTKEKEKATKKKSKVEIIKNGKIIEAITRREKEWYTGAITRAIWKRKTFSKLYSVMGLKFLDRETMITDEIMKVDKNVIDVRFTVLVTFVNAPRSAVVAVRHAAGDLNAFKEFGKFFNNTFQHWFVILYRPCCKTPLQHTTAENRAPAVTDEEAAAKELDEAMKQDNDLDKSDSDSDSDFSYEDERIDPNATNSEVGERKERGADKNCKNESNSAVKKQSENDKECDTKENYDNKVQADKIPDEDGLNASDKSPRRRKSKKQHADKDVPINHLNDRVEALNLTGKSSRTNMNNMRNHDKTHQQQTVDDQNEGKESQNTSTKNKNRSQHGDHNDTGQEIVKRQTRHRNRKGKDKKQGAPADESGRTRSAGENGQMPSC is encoded by the exons ATGACGGTCGCGGCCTGCACCGTCCACACCGGACCTCAGAGGCAGCCCCGGAAGAGAGACCCCAGGGTCGGCAGGGGACAGAACTTCAAGg GCACAATAGTGGAGCCGACGAAAATCCCGCTCCAGGGCGCCTTCCATCAACAGTTAGACGCCTTGCTGTCCGCAGTGCGTCTCACGCAGCCCGAGATCGAGCGCCTCGGCCAGCTCTATCGTGACCTGGAGTACGTGCTCGGCGAGTTGTGGCCCG GCTGCCGCGCGATCCCGTTCGGCTCGGTGACGACCGGGCTGGGCGTGAAGTCGTCGGACGCGGACTGCTTCGTGTCGCTgccgcacgcgcacgcgcacgcgcacgcgcacgcgcacgcgcacgcgcacgcgcacgcgcacgcgcacgcgcacgccgcCGACAGCGCCGTCTCCCGCGCCAAGCGCGCTCTACAAGCCCATCCCCGAGTCTTCGGCGAGCTCCTCGCCATCCCGCGCGCCAACACCCCCATCGTCAAGTTCCTTCACATCCCGACCGGCGTCTACTGTGATTTGAGTTTCAAAACTCCGCTCGGCTCGCAGAACAGCAAGCTCGTCGCCTTCCTTCTCTTCTGCGATCCTAGACTCATTCCCGTCGCGGTCGCCGTCAAGTACTGGGCGCGAGTCCACGAGCTCACGGGCACGGGGAAGTTGACCAACTACGCGTTGACCGTGATGATCATATTCTACTTCCAGCAGCCGCCGATCGCGATCTTGCCCGCGGTCGAGTGGCTTCAGAGGGACCGCAGCTATGACTGCTTCGTGGATTATTGGAACACGGGCTTCATGAGCGATATGCGCCGCGTCCCCAAGGCGACCGACGCGTCGTCCATAGCGGAGCTGCTCGGCGGGTTTTTTGAGTATTATGCAAATTTTGACTTCGAGAACCTCGTCGTTTGCCCGTTCCTCGGTCGAACGGTCAAAAAGGACGACTTTAGGGACCTGAGGCTTCTACCCGAGGAGTTCGGTCGATACAAGAAGAACGTTTGCGGCGGAGTATCGCTCCCGATTCGCTTCATGACGTCCATGTGCGTCCAGGACCCTTTCGAGCAGTGTCACAACGTCGCATCCTCGGTATCCTCGCGGCTAGCGGCAGATATCTGCGCGTACTTCAAGTTCGCCGCCGACGCCTACGAGAAAGAAAAAGTGAAAGACTTCTCGGGGCTGCTGCCGACGATCCTCCTCCAGAAGCCGGAGCTGCCGCGGGCCAAGAAGGGCGGCTCCGAGTTCCGCGCGCGCCTCCCGCCCGGCCTCGTCGGGAACATCGTCGCGCCGGACTGGAAGGCCGCCGTGCGGGACGTCGCCTTCCAGATCTTCCGCACCATTCTCAGGGTGCAGCTTGTCAAAATTGAGGACAAGGAGGAGGCCGTTAAACCTGCTAAACGAGCGAAAACTGGACAAACCAAAGGAGGAAAAAATTCTAAGCCGGAGGAGACACCCGGATCCTCCAAATTGGGCAAGACGACCAAACTGGAAGAGACTGCAAAATTAAGGGCAAATTCTGAAGATGTTTCGAAGCTTGTACAAGAAACTTCTAAATTGGAAGTGTACAAAGGAGAAGAAATTAAACAAAGGAGAGACTCTAAATCGGAGGAGACTGTTGAACCTCAAAGTGAAACCACTGAATCGGACGACACTAAAGAGAAGGAAAAAgctacaaagaaaaaatctaaaGTGGAGATAATTAAAAACGGTAAAATAATCGAGGCTATAACCAGGAGAGAGAAGGAGTGGTACACGGGCGCGATCACCCGCGCCATCTGGAAGCGGAAGACGTTCTCCAAGCTGTACAGCGTGATGGGGCTCAAGTTCCTCGACCGGGAGACGATGATCACGGACGAGATCATGAAAGTGGACAAGAACGTGATCGACGTGCGGTTCACGGTACTGGTGACGTTCGTGAACGCACCGCGCTCCGCCGTGGTGGCCGTGCGCCACGCCGCCGGCGACCTCAACGCCTTCAAGGAGTTCGGCAAGTTCTTCAACAACACCTTCCAGCACTGGTTCGTCATCCTCTACAGGCCCTGCTGCAAGACACCCCTCCAACATACGACTGCCGAGAACAGAGCGCCGGCCGTGACGGACGAGGAGGCCGCCGCGAAAGAACTCGACGAGGCCATGAAACAAGACAATGATTTAGACAAGAGCGACTCCGACAGCGATTCGGATTTCAGCTACGAGGATGAGAGAATAGATCCGAACGCGACCAATTCGGAAGTAGGAGAACGCAAAGAGAGAGGTGCGGACAAAAACTGTAAAAATGAATCAAATAGTGCTGTTAAAAAACAGAGTGAAAACGATAAAGAATGTGATACGAAAGAAAATTATGACAATAAAGTTCAAGCGGACAAAATACCTGACGAGGATGGGTTAAACGCATCCGATAAATCGCCGCGGAGgcgcaaaagtaaaaagcaaCACGCTGACAAAGATGTACCAATAAACCACTTAAATGACAGGGTTGAGGCTTTAAACTTAACCGGCAAATCATCACGAACAAACATGAATAATATGCGAAATCACGACAAAACACATCAGCAACAAACAGTAGACGATCAAAATGAGGGGAAAGAGTCTCAGAACACATCAACAAAGAACAAAAATAGATCACAGCACGGTGACCACAATGACACCGGCCAAGAAATTGTCAAGAGACAGACAAGACACAGGAACAGGAAGGGCAAAGACAAAAAGCAGGGCGCTCCCGCGGACGAGAGCGGCCGCACCAGGAGCGCCGGGGAAAACGGACAGATGCCTTCATGTTAG